The DNA window TGATCACGACCGAGGCTCTTAGTAAAAATATCTGCCAGTTGAGCAGAAGTAGGGATATGAGCAGTTGTAATGAGACCATGTTTAATCTTTTCCCGAATCAAATGGCAATCGATCTCGATGTGCTTCGTACGTTCATGATAGAGAGGATTGGCCGCAATATGCAAAGCTGCTTTATTGTCACAATATAGGATCGGTGTTGCAGTCAGTGTGATGCCCATGTCTTGGAGGAGACTAACAATCCAAGTAATTTCACAAGTTGTAGTGGCCATTGCTcggtattctgcttcagcagATGAACGTGAGACAACACTCTGTTTCTTTGCTTTCCAAGATATTAAAGAGTGTCCAAATTTAATACAGAAACCAGTGAGAGATCGGCGGGTCATTGGACAGCCTGCCCAATCAGAATCACAGTAAGCTTGGAGGACAAGAGGGCTATCAGCTGCGAGAAGAATACCCAAACCAGGAGCCGATTTCAAATAATGCAAGACTCGGTAAGCAGCATCTAAGTGTGATTGCTTTGGAGCATGCATAAACTGGCTCAAATTTTGAACGGCATAACAAATGTCAGGCCTGGTAATCGTGAGATAGATGAGTCTTCCAACCAATCGTCGATAaatatcaggattggaaaggAGAGGATCctcaatgatggaggatgaacTTTGTTGCACAAGCTTGTCTAATTCAACACTAGTAAGTTTGAGATGTTGAGCCATAGGAGTACCAAATGGTTTTGCACCAGTCATCCCTGAATCTGATAAAAGGTCTAAGGCATACTTCCGTTGGTTAAGATAGATGCCAGACGTGGAGCGAGCTACTTCAATCCCAAGGAAGTATCTCAATGTCCCAAGGTCTTTAAGATGAATCTTGGAATGTAAAAACCTTTTCAGAGCTAGAATTGAAGCTGCATCATTTCCTGTGACAATtatatcatccacataaacCAGTAATAAGGTTATGCGAGCTCCTTCTCGCTGAACAAATAAAGAATGATCATTTTGTGACTGAACAAAACCAGCTTGCTTCATAACACAAGCAAACTTGGCATTCCATTGGCGTGAAGCCTGTTTGAGGCCATACAGGGATCGAAGCAACTTGCAGACTTTCAACTCCCCCTGAACAGAATATCCTTGAGGAAGCTGCATATAGACCTCTTCTTCTAAATCACCTTGAAGGAAGGCATTTGTGACATCCATTTGGTAGAGAGGCCAGCGCATGACTGCTGCTACACTTAACAGGCATCGAATAGTAACAATTTTAGCTGTTGGCGAGAAGGTGTCATGATAATCAACACCTTGTTGTTGGGTATAACCTTTAGCCACAAGTCGTGCCTTAAACTTGTCAACACTGCCATCaggatttcttttaattttgtaTACCCACCGACACCCAATAGCCTTCTTACCAGCTGGTAACTTGACTAATTCCCAGGTACCATTTGCCTCTAGGGCAGCCAGCTCTAAATCCATAGCAACTTTCCATCTAGGATCGGAAATGGCTTCATGATAGGATGAGGGTTCTTTATCTGATGAAATGGAAGTCAAAAAGGCTTGGTAGTCTTTAGAGAAGTGGGAATAATCGAGATATTGGGACAGTGGATACAAACAATTGACTGAGTTAGTTTGAGACAAAGTTGGACAAGAATAATCCTTTGTCCACACTGGAGGTGCAGTAGCTCGCTGTGATCTACGTGGATGGTGGTGAATTTGCTGATTATGAGTATTCTGAAAATTAGGATCGTGGTCAGGACCAAGAAAAGGGTCAGAATCATGATGGAGAGCAGTAGAATTGGATGGAAACAAAGGCTGAGAAGAATTAATTGTGCCAAATTCACAATGAGCAGATTTTACCTCATtgtttaacatggtatcagagcaatttTTTCGATCCCATTCTACGATCGCTTTTTTCATCTAAGCTCTTGCACAGGTTGATTGAGATCAATCCTTCGCATTTGAATTAGTTTTCGCCTTCAGCTCACTGATCGTCGCGAGATCTGGTAAACTGGCATCCGAAATCGATTTCTTCAATTGAGCAGCTCAATCAATGGCAACCGCAGTGGCTTTCAAtgtgggcagaacgggtggctTAATTATAGatagtccaacacataacggtgaaacccgggctctgataccatgttaagattggaacttggacctaactcaaccccaaaaagctagctcaaggggggaggattgttcaattccatatataccactcaaaggttaattatctaaccgatgtgggacatttaacaAATACATTGGTGAGTTAAAGGCTTTCTAGAGCCATTCCGGTGCAATATTTTTCGAGAAGATTGAAGAATGTAGCAGCTTTAAGCCTGATCCTATAAAAACATGGAAATTACCAGATTCAAGGTACCAAAGTTGTGTCAACGcacaggaaaaaaaaaagagggaaAGAACCAACAGTTTGGAAGTGTGTTTGCATTACCAATCTCGACTTAAGGAACTTTTCAAACAAATTTGAATAAAGAGAACATTTTCCAATAAATTAAAGATTCAGTTTCAAACAACAAGATGGTATTAAATTTAGGGACAAAGATTCAGAAATCCCATGATCAACGAAAAAAAGTCTATATTGCAGTCTTGAAATCTGTACAGATTAAACAAAGCAGCGGCAAAATTTATGAGAGCTGCCAGAGTGTGACGGCTTAGATTTGAGAAATGGCTGCAGTTTTACAGATGGGACAAGTTTTTTTCTGCATCAGCCACTGCTTTATGCAATCAATATGGAAGGAGTGTCCACAGTTCAGGTTCCCTGTCTCCTCATCCTTTTTGTATTCCTCCTAGTTTATATATTCATTACCGTAGGTTAGAAAAACagataatattttcaaaaaacagatttaatattattgatatatgttttaAATGATCTAATAGTTAAGACAAAATTTATACCATATTTATCCCAATGTCACACCTAAATAAAGAGGCTGACGGAAAGAGAGGTGGTAAAAGTTTTAGCCCTATGAACCTTGTATCAACCATATAGATCGTTGTAGCCTAACCAGTAACCACATAGTTTCTGTGTAGGATGGCAATGAGGCGGGGCGGGGGCTGGGGCGGGTTTGCCATCCCCATCCCCGTCCCCGAATTCCATCCCCACAATCATACCCGTCCCGTTCCCCGCTTTTTCAGGTTCGAGGAATCACTAAACCCGAAACTTCGGAAATCAACTTTTCATCATCGCCCCCATctccgtttcaaaaatattaatatgacaaAACAATGACGGATTCggagattttctcaaaccaaaacttgttaatatctattattattagtgataatattaatattaatatcaatatcaataatattattattattaatattttaaaaaatattattattattatattattgatactaataatactattattgttattattttcgGGGGCGGGTTTGGGGATAGTAATCTCATGCCTGCCCCGAACTACatcggggatttaaaaaaatccccgaacccaaacccgaaaaaatcggggatcccTTATCTATTATTTCACtatatttcttttattttaaattcaaaaaaatgagcaattaaataaataaaagctgTTGAAAACAAGGAAAACCATGTCTATACATAGTACCAGTACCAGAGACAACAAGGCTAACCTGGCATATACTGCATTTCTTTTCCATTTCGGTGGGAAAACGTGAGGTAAAATTGTTCAACATTGCAAGCTTACTACTACTCAGACAGTGAGTTATCTCATCTTCTCTGAGACCAGTGTTCACATAGCCAATACTGTCACCGAGTTCCAGTAATTCCTGTAGAGTCCTGTGGAAGTTAAAATATCTACTGGGGGCATAACATTCAAATATTGGTAGCGGCTcaacaatattaagcaaagCCAAGTATGGAGCCACACTTACCTCATATGACATGCTATCAATATCTAGCCTCATATCCCGGTGTAGATCGAGCACATCAGGACTCCCTTCTGTCAACAAACTACTTTGGAGCATTACAATCTGCAAACCACACTGATACTTCTTAAATTCACAAAAAAGTCTTTTTTCATCATCTTTTTCAGTTACAACCAGAAATGCTTGATAGGTCAAGTTAGACAAGATTCAAGCCAAAATCACCCAGTTAATTCATGTGTGAAGCAGAACAATAGAAGTGATTTATGGCTTGAACCAGATTTGGTGTCTTGATGGGTTGAACTGGGTTTGCAATTACAGGATTAAGCGAAACTGGATTCATTCATACCAATTCACTATATTTGTTAGGAATTTTCAGCTGCTATATTCATTATATTATGAATAACAGTTATTTTGAGATATTGACTCTTGCATTTGAATTTTGGCAACTAAATGATGTATTAATAAGATCTCAAGGCTTTTTATCATAGCAGAATGATGCAAAGGCACGGCAGATCCAGCATCACAAATCCATTTTATGTACTAGCTCAAAAGCatcctttatttaattaaacATAAAGATTTAAGGTACTCGACACACGTGAGTGTATATGTTTTTGAAGCCCTTGGAAAAGATGGTTTACTGATCAACAACTAAGCCTATCAAAGTAATTTCAGTCACAACATCATCGATCTCATAAAATTAGGATGATGCTCAAATTAGACAAACCTCAGCAAGTCCATCTCGGAAACCATTTCTGACACGACGGTTATGTCTAGATCCAGAAACATCAGAACAGAAGCGTGGGATTTCTAAGGCCACATCAGGATCAAAGAAAGGGATATCTTCTGAGCTCACCATTCTCCTCATGTTAAATGATGACCGCTGATAATTcacaaaaactaaataaatatcAGTATAAATTCATCTCTAAAGTGACAAGGTGGAGTTCATCATTTAACATCATAAAGCTGTTTTACAGGACAAAATAAAAAGAACCATTCAACAGAAAATCAAAAGAACAAAAAACAAATCCAATTATAAGGTTCATAAAAAGGTGAAATGAAGCAGGCAGAAAAATTCATTTGAGATATGGGATCCGGTTGATGATCTTCGGGATATAGATTGACCCAAAAGTGATTACCCAGTCTTCAAGTTTAACACAAAACTTTAGAAATGGTAAGGATGCCACGCCAGCAGAATTAGCTTAAGATTTAAGATTACAAAAACATATATCAATCACATGATGTCTCCCAAAATTATCATTTCAGATACTAAATGCTTGACCTGAACTATGTGACAATGACTAGTAACTAGTGAGTCCCCGTGATATTAGAACTGCAGGCAGCACCCTAATGTCAAGAACAGTACTCAACAAAGAATAAAAAATCTATCTTGTGAACAAATGCACATAGTCAAGTAGTACTAGATAAAGAACAATggggaaatcccaaaacagaaacaGAGACAAAAGAAAACACCCAAAGAATTCACCTTTAGCTGATATTAAGCAGAAACATTCCCCATTTTTCAGAAATATATGGAACCACAAAAATAAATGTAAAGAAAACGTAGAGCAATGAAAAAAGCACGAGTACCTCCCTCTGACCAAGAATAATCTTGTCGACCCCATCGATTTTGCCTCTGGTAGAGACAGAAGAAGGCCGTCTCGAAACAACACAATCAACAGAAGCAGCATCGGTGGTTAACCCAATCCCAGGACTGCACCAAACATCAGGCGCACTCACACAACTTGAAGATAGTGCCAATGAAAGCGAGGATTGAGACAAAGGGTTAGCATTATTGGTGCTAATATTAGCAACATCAGAAGAGTTGTTACAGAACAGCTTGCTGCCGCCGCTACTTTTCTTGGTCTTGAGCACTTTCCTTTTCACTTTCTTGGCTTCCCAGTTGGATGAAGTTCTAATGGCTGCAGGAACCGAGACCTG is part of the Primulina eburnea isolate SZY01 chromosome 1, ASM2296580v1, whole genome shotgun sequence genome and encodes:
- the LOC140837468 gene encoding uncharacterized protein translates to MADYPQYRRPRNPNPETDLNSLRYKPTISSFLFSNDTTIDASTSKKKNNFTSSTFRGLGCTASSQVSVPAAIRTSSNWEAKKVKRKVLKTKKSSGGSKLFCNNSSDVANISTNNANPLSQSSLSLALSSSCVSAPDVWCSPGIGLTTDAASVDCVVSRRPSSVSTRGKIDGVDKIILGQRERSSFNMRRMVSSEDIPFFDPDVALEIPRFCSDVSGSRHNRRVRNGFRDGLAEIVMLQSSLLTEGSPDVLDLHRDMRLDIDSMSYEELLELGDSIGYVNTGLREDEITHCLSSSKLAMLNNFTSRFPTEMEKKCSICQEEYKKDEETGNLNCGHSFHIDCIKQWLMQKKTCPICKTAAISQI